In Aerococcus loyolae, a genomic segment contains:
- a CDS encoding putative polysaccharide biosynthesis protein: protein MVSSKNRRSQQALKGASLLTLAGIIAKILSAVYRVPFQNLVGDTGFYVYQQVYPIYGIGMTFALSGLPNYVGKQISWQVDLAHRRLFLRRYSLLVVIFSLLCFSLTFFLAPLLAQGMADPNLAVVIRSVSYMFLAMPFLLLIRGAFQGRNDMKHTAVSQVIEQVVRVGVILGVATLYSQVYSQDWSLYDMGAWAMASAGIAGFTAASYLILALFQSRGTQRLFQESKRSRALAEDPPYHLTWPQILRTFVTDGLVICSFSALLVFFQLIDSFTLYDGLLDFGLDSELAKVYKGVYDRGQPFVQLGMVFSLAFQTSYLPLLSQAFVKKQKALFKEAAARFSRLTFFISLLVTAGIMAILPELNVMLFSDAKGSGVLEQYLLMIVLASWVLIYHNIFLGQNQWFYSAMALGLGLLVKGVFAHLLVSRFGLVGGVWSTLLALIVMLILMHHFIPHSIKAESQMGILLRDTSLLVLLMWLAIMALRWLFWLNFPKGRAFATLFVGLAVLLGAGVVLLVVRRYPILNPAEWQELPLAKYWIKNKES from the coding sequence ATGGTGTCGAGTAAAAACCGCCGCAGTCAACAAGCCTTAAAGGGAGCCAGCTTGTTGACCCTGGCCGGCATTATCGCTAAGATTCTCAGTGCGGTTTACCGGGTTCCCTTTCAAAACCTAGTGGGTGACACGGGTTTCTATGTCTACCAGCAAGTCTACCCCATTTATGGGATTGGAATGACCTTTGCCCTCAGCGGCTTACCCAATTACGTGGGTAAACAAATTAGCTGGCAGGTTGACCTGGCCCACCGCCGCCTGTTTTTGCGTCGTTATAGTCTCCTAGTAGTCATTTTTTCTTTATTGTGTTTTAGCCTGACCTTTTTTCTAGCCCCGCTTTTAGCCCAGGGAATGGCTGACCCCAACTTGGCAGTGGTGATTCGGAGCGTTTCCTATATGTTCTTAGCCATGCCTTTTCTCCTTCTCATTCGGGGAGCCTTTCAGGGCCGCAATGATATGAAACATACCGCCGTCTCTCAGGTGATCGAGCAAGTAGTCCGGGTCGGGGTGATCTTAGGGGTGGCTACCCTTTATAGCCAGGTCTATAGTCAGGACTGGTCCCTCTATGACATGGGGGCCTGGGCCATGGCCTCGGCTGGAATTGCCGGTTTTACGGCAGCTAGCTACCTAATCCTGGCTCTATTTCAATCCCGGGGCACCCAGCGCTTATTCCAAGAGTCGAAAAGAAGTCGCGCTCTGGCTGAAGATCCGCCTTATCACTTGACCTGGCCCCAGATTCTGAGGACCTTTGTCACCGATGGCCTGGTGATTTGTAGCTTTTCAGCCTTACTGGTCTTCTTTCAATTAATTGATTCTTTTACCCTTTATGACGGTTTACTGGATTTTGGTTTGGATAGCGAACTGGCTAAGGTTTATAAGGGGGTCTATGACCGCGGCCAGCCCTTTGTTCAATTGGGCATGGTCTTTTCCCTGGCCTTCCAGACCTCTTATTTGCCCCTGCTTTCTCAGGCCTTTGTCAAAAAACAAAAGGCCCTATTTAAGGAAGCAGCGGCTCGTTTTAGCCGCTTAACTTTCTTTATTAGTCTATTGGTCACGGCAGGGATAATGGCTATCTTGCCGGAACTGAATGTTATGCTCTTTAGTGATGCTAAGGGTAGCGGGGTCTTAGAACAGTATCTATTGATGATTGTCTTGGCCAGCTGGGTATTGATCTACCATAATATTTTCCTAGGCCAGAACCAGTGGTTTTATTCGGCCATGGCCCTGGGCTTGGGATTATTAGTCAAAGGGGTCTTTGCCCACTTGCTGGTTAGTCGCTTTGGCCTAGTGGGAGGCGTCTGGTCCACTTTACTGGCCTTAATTGTGATGCTGATCTTGATGCACCACTTTATCCCCCATTCGATTAAAGCCGAGAGTCAAATGGGGATTTTACTGAGAGATACTAGCCTATTGGTCCTGCTCATGTGGCTGGCCATTATGGCTTTGCGCTGGCTCTTTTGGTTGAATTTCCCTAAAGGTCGGGCCTTTGCCACTTTATTTGTGGGCTTGGCTGTCCTTTTGGGAGCAGGTGTCGTATTATTAGTAGTAAGAAGATACCCGATACTTAATCCGGCTGAGTGGCAAGAGCTTCCCTTGGCTAAATATTGGATCAAAAATAAGGAGAGTTAG
- the mfd gene encoding transcription-repair coupling factor: protein MNLENYLNEKIIDSKLKNTLRTGQSVLYLGLQAASKAYMIAEIQASNPDKKTVVLTNNLLQAERFYEDLQTFNPEADLHLYSSPESVAEDLAIQSPEALGDRLATLDWLLDEDSSGILITPIFGLKRPLTPVAEWKQLVKSIQRGQELAVDQLKADLLLLGYERVEAVLRPGEISVRGDIVDLFPLTSPQPLRLSLAFDEVERITTFDVNSQKSQDDLESVTILPAKDLLFSPDRLKAGVTHLEKVAQEKVEKLQDEAIKKQVQAIFQDEIQAWSAGERTERTHYFSQILYPDSCSLLDYVGEGQTLVLDDMTRLIELSQEIDQRAALYLQGKVEAGHLPPIDQIYLDSHDQVMAYSGRKFYLAQWQKGYGNMRFDGLYQFQTRTVTPFYHNKEAIKLEFEAWLRMGRSLLIFIEEEDKARDLEKDLKAMDFQAVLTQADQIIPEAINIIAGHLSGGIEFVDSQVVLLAQSDLFDQAKRRRRKNTNNLSNAERLKSYQELKPGDYVVHVNHGIGQFVGVETIEVAGNHKDYLSIVYADNASIHVPIDQIDLVQKYVSAEGKSPKLNKMGGIEWQKTKQRVSKKIEDIADDLVDLYAERETRKGYAFSPDNEDQAAFEDEFPYPETDDQLRSIQEIKADMEKEKPMDRLLVGDVGFGKTEVAMRAAFKAMLDGKQVAFLVPTTVLAQQHYETMLERFKDYPFTIDLLSRFRSPAEQKHVIKGLKEGSVQLVIGTHRLLSKDIKFLDLGLLVVDEEQRFGVKAKERLKALRKNVDVLTLTATPIPRTLNMSMMGVRDLSVIETPPANRFPVQTYVMEQNYGAIRDAIERELARNGQVFYLFNNVQNIQEKANFIEELVPQARVAIAHGQMHANQLEEVLMDFLAGDDDVLVTTTIIETGIDMPNVNTLLVEDADRMGLSTLYQLRGRVGRSNRVAYAYFMYRPDKALNEASEKRLTALKDFTELGAGFKIAMRDLSIRGAGNLLGQEQHGFVNSVGYDLFQQMLDEAIRKKQGKAAKRPQSPTEIELHIDAYIPSEYIQDENQKVEIYKRINLLDDVDAMWDLDDELLDRFGEPPVEVQWLLAVGAMKSYATAIGVEKITRKGKGIELVFTKQQDPSQLTPLIFKALEDIPMKLQIKMANDQLVMQLNTKELSTDQWLDYLLQFLTQLSKDLKAESDQVEGEN, encoded by the coding sequence ATGAACTTAGAAAATTATCTCAATGAGAAAATTATTGACAGCAAGCTAAAAAACACCTTGAGGACGGGGCAGAGCGTTCTCTACCTGGGTTTACAGGCGGCTAGTAAGGCCTACATGATTGCTGAAATTCAAGCCAGCAATCCAGATAAAAAGACCGTGGTCTTAACCAACAACCTCTTGCAGGCGGAGCGTTTTTATGAAGACCTGCAAACCTTCAATCCAGAAGCCGACCTCCACCTCTATTCCAGTCCAGAAAGTGTGGCTGAAGACTTAGCCATTCAAAGCCCGGAAGCTCTGGGGGATCGTTTGGCGACCTTAGACTGGTTACTTGATGAAGATAGTAGCGGGATCTTAATTACTCCTATCTTCGGACTGAAGCGTCCCTTGACTCCAGTGGCCGAATGGAAGCAATTGGTTAAAAGCATTCAACGGGGCCAAGAGCTAGCAGTCGACCAGCTGAAAGCAGACTTATTGCTCTTGGGTTATGAACGGGTGGAGGCCGTTTTACGACCAGGTGAAATAAGTGTCCGGGGGGATATTGTTGACCTCTTCCCCCTAACTAGTCCCCAGCCCTTACGACTATCCTTGGCCTTCGATGAAGTGGAACGTATTACGACTTTTGACGTCAACAGCCAAAAGAGCCAAGACGACTTAGAAAGCGTCACCATCTTACCGGCTAAGGACCTCTTGTTTAGCCCTGACCGCCTAAAAGCTGGGGTAACTCATTTAGAAAAAGTAGCCCAAGAGAAAGTTGAGAAGCTCCAAGATGAAGCCATCAAAAAACAAGTCCAAGCCATCTTCCAGGATGAAATCCAAGCCTGGTCAGCGGGGGAAAGGACCGAACGGACCCATTATTTTAGTCAAATCCTCTATCCAGACTCCTGCAGCCTCCTTGACTATGTGGGGGAGGGGCAGACTCTAGTTCTGGATGATATGACCCGGCTGATTGAATTATCCCAGGAAATTGACCAGCGAGCAGCCCTTTATCTGCAAGGGAAGGTGGAAGCTGGCCATCTGCCTCCGATCGACCAGATCTATTTAGATAGTCATGACCAAGTGATGGCCTATTCGGGGCGGAAGTTTTACCTGGCTCAATGGCAGAAGGGTTACGGAAATATGCGCTTTGATGGCCTCTATCAATTCCAAACTCGGACAGTGACACCTTTTTACCATAATAAAGAAGCCATTAAGCTGGAATTTGAAGCCTGGCTGAGAATGGGCCGGTCTTTACTGATCTTTATCGAAGAAGAAGACAAGGCCCGCGACTTAGAAAAAGACCTCAAAGCCATGGACTTTCAGGCGGTCTTGACCCAGGCAGATCAAATCATTCCTGAAGCCATTAATATTATTGCTGGCCACTTGTCGGGCGGGATTGAATTTGTTGACAGTCAAGTGGTCCTCTTAGCTCAAAGTGACCTCTTTGACCAGGCCAAGCGCCGCCGTCGTAAAAATACCAATAATCTCTCTAATGCTGAGCGCTTAAAGAGCTACCAAGAGTTAAAACCCGGCGACTATGTGGTCCATGTTAACCACGGGATTGGTCAGTTCGTTGGGGTAGAGACCATCGAGGTAGCAGGAAACCACAAGGACTATCTCAGTATCGTCTATGCCGATAATGCCTCTATCCACGTCCCCATCGACCAAATAGACTTGGTACAAAAATATGTCTCGGCGGAAGGTAAGAGCCCCAAACTCAACAAAATGGGCGGAATCGAATGGCAAAAGACCAAGCAAAGGGTCAGCAAGAAAATTGAAGATATTGCCGATGACTTGGTGGACTTGTATGCAGAAAGGGAGACCAGAAAGGGCTATGCCTTTAGTCCGGACAACGAAGACCAGGCTGCCTTTGAAGACGAATTTCCTTATCCTGAAACTGATGACCAGCTCCGCTCAATCCAGGAAATTAAAGCTGACATGGAAAAAGAAAAGCCCATGGATCGTCTCCTCGTTGGGGACGTGGGCTTTGGGAAAACTGAAGTTGCCATGCGGGCCGCCTTTAAGGCTATGCTTGACGGTAAGCAAGTCGCCTTCCTGGTGCCGACGACTGTCTTAGCCCAGCAACACTACGAAACCATGCTAGAGCGCTTTAAGGACTATCCTTTTACTATTGACTTATTGAGTCGTTTCCGGAGTCCGGCTGAACAAAAGCATGTCATTAAGGGCTTAAAAGAGGGCAGCGTCCAATTAGTGATCGGTACCCACCGACTCCTATCCAAGGATATTAAATTCTTAGACCTAGGCCTCTTAGTTGTCGATGAGGAACAACGCTTTGGGGTCAAGGCCAAGGAGAGATTAAAGGCCTTGCGGAAAAATGTTGATGTTCTTACCCTAACGGCAACACCGATCCCTCGTACCTTGAACATGTCTATGATGGGGGTCAGGGACTTGAGTGTGATTGAAACGCCACCAGCTAACCGTTTTCCGGTACAGACCTATGTCATGGAACAAAATTATGGGGCGATCCGGGATGCCATTGAACGGGAGTTAGCCCGCAATGGGCAAGTCTTTTACCTCTTTAATAATGTGCAAAATATCCAAGAAAAAGCCAACTTTATTGAGGAATTAGTCCCCCAAGCTCGGGTAGCGATTGCCCATGGTCAGATGCACGCCAATCAATTAGAGGAAGTCTTAATGGACTTCTTGGCCGGCGATGACGATGTCTTAGTCACTACCACCATTATTGAAACCGGGATTGATATGCCCAATGTCAATACCCTTTTAGTGGAGGATGCTGACCGGATGGGCTTATCGACCCTCTATCAATTACGGGGCCGGGTAGGCCGGTCCAACCGGGTAGCCTATGCTTACTTTATGTACCGGCCTGATAAGGCCCTCAATGAGGCCAGCGAAAAACGTCTGACCGCCCTCAAAGACTTTACTGAATTAGGGGCAGGGTTCAAAATCGCCATGCGCGACCTCTCCATTCGTGGAGCCGGCAACCTCTTGGGGCAAGAACAGCATGGTTTTGTCAATTCGGTGGGTTATGACCTCTTTCAACAGATGCTCGATGAAGCCATCCGTAAGAAACAAGGCAAGGCAGCTAAGCGGCCTCAGTCACCGACAGAAATTGAATTGCACATTGATGCCTATATTCCTTCAGAATATATCCAGGATGAAAATCAAAAGGTGGAAATCTACAAACGCATCAACCTCCTGGACGATGTCGATGCCATGTGGGACTTGGATGATGAATTATTGGACCGCTTTGGTGAGCCTCCGGTAGAAGTCCAATGGCTCTTAGCAGTCGGGGCGATGAAGTCCTATGCTACTGCAATAGGGGTGGAGAAAATCACGCGTAAGGGGAAGGGGATTGAGCTGGTCTTTACCAAGCAACAAGACCCTAGCCAATTGACCCCGTTGATTTTCAAGGCTCTAGAAGATATCCCTATGAAACTACAAATCAAGATGGCCAATGACCAATTAGTCATGCAGTTAAACACTAAAGAACTCTCAACCGATCAGTGGTTAGACTATCTGCTCCAATTCTTAACCCAGCTCAGTAAGGATTTAAAGGCGGAATCTGACCAAGTGGAAGGGGAGAACTAG
- the pth gene encoding aminoacyl-tRNA hydrolase: protein MKLVVGLGNPGKEYEGTRHNIGFIVLNEWAYRHHESFDRSAFNGVYFKRRVANDQVIFVKPTTFMNLSGQCVSGFMNYYHIDLEDLLVVYDDMDMEPGRLRLRKKGSAGGHNGMKDIIKMLNSKDIQRIKLGVGHPQGKGSVVNHVLGKFSKEDQGKMLESSQAAADAISYWLEGNSFENTMNRFNN from the coding sequence ATGAAGTTAGTGGTTGGATTAGGCAATCCAGGAAAAGAATACGAAGGTACCCGCCATAATATTGGCTTTATTGTCCTTAATGAATGGGCCTACCGCCACCATGAAAGCTTTGACCGTTCCGCTTTCAATGGGGTCTATTTTAAACGCCGGGTGGCTAATGACCAGGTGATCTTTGTCAAACCCACTACTTTTATGAATCTATCCGGTCAATGTGTGTCTGGCTTTATGAATTATTATCACATCGACTTAGAAGACCTCTTGGTGGTCTATGATGATATGGACATGGAACCCGGCCGCCTCCGCCTGCGTAAAAAGGGCTCTGCAGGCGGTCATAATGGGATGAAAGATATCATTAAAATGCTTAATTCTAAAGACATTCAACGGATCAAATTAGGTGTTGGTCACCCCCAAGGCAAGGGTTCGGTAGTTAACCATGTCCTAGGGAAATTCTCCAAGGAAGACCAGGGCAAGATGTTAGAAAGCAGCCAAGCGGCCGCCGATGCCATTTCTTACTGGTTAGAGGGCAATAGCTTTGAAAACACCATGAATCGATTTAATAACTAA
- the ltrA gene encoding group II intron reverse transcriptase/maturase codes for MGKAEKLRKQRSLQRHKVEPEKYVGALSNSAIEYMKRHDGSLMSLVVREENLMRAAQAVRKNKGAAGIDGVSAKSAEAEVRKYLKPLQQKLINATYKPQPVKRVEIPKANGGVRQLGIPVVRDRIVQQAIRQIIEPIIDPQLSSNSHGFRKGKSAHSALKQCVEYYEAGYKIVVDCDLKNCFDNFNQDKMINYLEGMVKDPAISRILRRFMSAGVIDMSGQFIDSHTGTPQGGVISPLLCNVYLNELDRELERRGHRFVRYADDFAIFVKSKRAGERVLKSITTYIEKDLRLTVNHEKSQVGSPTRLKFLGCLIMPTRKGCRFRPTYEAKKKFRAKLKRLTSRKRPGTFKTIVKEINQVTQGWINYFGIGYIKTYIEEIEQWLNHRLRQLILKRWKSCQTKIVRLMRLGLDSNSAKRIAFSRKKYWRLSKTPEVHNALTTKRLRQWGLKSLTLLAESAYLRY; via the coding sequence ATGGGAAAAGCAGAAAAGTTGCGAAAGCAACGCAGCCTACAAAGGCATAAGGTGGAACCTGAAAAGTATGTAGGTGCGCTTAGTAATTCAGCTATTGAATATATGAAAAGACATGATGGGTCTCTAATGAGTCTCGTCGTCAGAGAAGAAAACCTCATGCGAGCGGCTCAAGCGGTTCGAAAGAACAAAGGAGCAGCTGGTATTGATGGGGTTTCCGCGAAATCTGCGGAAGCCGAAGTAAGGAAGTACCTCAAACCCTTACAACAGAAACTAATAAACGCGACATATAAACCTCAACCGGTGAAACGGGTAGAAATTCCCAAAGCCAATGGGGGAGTTCGTCAATTAGGCATTCCTGTTGTCAGGGATCGGATTGTTCAACAAGCCATTCGACAAATTATTGAACCAATCATTGATCCTCAACTATCATCAAATAGCCATGGCTTTCGTAAAGGTAAGAGTGCACATAGTGCACTGAAACAGTGTGTCGAATATTACGAAGCCGGCTATAAAATTGTCGTTGATTGTGATCTCAAGAACTGTTTTGATAATTTTAATCAAGATAAGATGATTAACTACTTAGAAGGAATGGTTAAAGATCCGGCAATATCACGTATTCTCAGACGTTTTATGAGTGCAGGTGTTATTGATATGTCTGGTCAATTCATTGATAGTCATACGGGCACCCCCCAAGGGGGTGTCATCTCACCGCTTCTATGTAATGTTTATTTGAATGAACTGGATAGAGAATTAGAACGTCGTGGGCATCGTTTTGTGCGCTATGCAGATGATTTTGCGATTTTCGTTAAATCAAAACGTGCAGGCGAACGGGTATTAAAGAGTATTACTACTTACATCGAGAAAGATCTTCGATTAACAGTTAACCATGAGAAGAGTCAAGTGGGTTCGCCAACCCGTTTAAAATTCTTGGGTTGCCTTATCATGCCTACCCGAAAGGGTTGTCGTTTTCGTCCGACGTATGAAGCAAAGAAGAAATTCAGAGCAAAGTTAAAACGTCTGACAAGTCGAAAGCGACCAGGCACCTTTAAAACCATTGTAAAAGAGATCAACCAAGTGACACAAGGTTGGATCAACTATTTTGGAATAGGTTATATTAAAACTTATATTGAAGAAATAGAACAATGGTTAAACCATCGCCTAAGGCAACTCATTTTGAAGCGATGGAAAAGCTGTCAAACGAAGATTGTACGCCTCATGCGGTTAGGATTAGATAGTAATAGTGCGAAACGTATTGCTTTCTCACGTAAGAAATATTGGCGTCTATCTAAAACACCGGAGGTGCACAACGCTCTGACAACAAAAAGACTCCGCCAGTGGGGATTAAAATCATTAACCCTCCTGGCGGAGTCTGCCTATTTAAGATATTGA
- a CDS encoding ribose-phosphate diphosphokinase, which produces MSEHEDKNFKLFSLNSNKPLAQKVADCLGIELGKINVNHFSDGEIHINIEESIRGDNIYILQSTSAPVNENLMELMIMIDACRRASADQINVVIPYFGYARQDRKAKPREPITSKLVANMIEDAGATRVLALDLHASQIQGFFDIPVDHLMGAPLLANYFLDKDLYQGKDIVVVSPDHGGVTRARKLAEFLDAPIAIIDKRRPRANVAEVMNIVGEVKGKDCIIIDDMIDTAGTITAASNALEEAGAVSVTVCCTHPVLSGPAIERLENANIDEIVVTDSINLPEEKKIDKITTVSVSELIAEAIYRIQNNKSVSPLFREQFKGMEAKD; this is translated from the coding sequence ATGTCAGAACATGAAGATAAAAACTTTAAGCTTTTCTCATTAAATTCTAACAAACCCTTGGCACAGAAAGTTGCTGATTGTTTGGGAATTGAATTGGGAAAAATAAATGTTAACCACTTTAGTGATGGGGAAATTCACATTAACATTGAAGAATCCATTCGTGGGGATAATATTTATATTTTGCAATCGACTTCTGCACCAGTCAATGAGAACTTAATGGAACTAATGATTATGATCGATGCCTGCCGCCGGGCTAGCGCTGATCAAATCAATGTGGTGATTCCTTACTTTGGTTATGCCCGCCAAGACCGTAAGGCCAAGCCACGTGAACCGATTACATCCAAATTGGTCGCTAATATGATAGAAGATGCTGGCGCTACCCGAGTGCTCGCTCTCGACCTACATGCCAGCCAAATTCAAGGTTTCTTTGATATTCCGGTGGACCACCTCATGGGAGCTCCGCTACTGGCTAATTACTTCCTTGATAAAGATCTTTATCAAGGCAAAGACATTGTCGTTGTCTCTCCTGACCACGGCGGGGTGACCCGGGCTAGAAAATTGGCTGAATTCTTGGATGCGCCAATTGCTATTATCGACAAACGTCGTCCACGTGCCAACGTCGCCGAAGTCATGAATATTGTTGGTGAAGTCAAAGGCAAAGACTGTATCATTATCGATGACATGATCGACACCGCCGGCACCATTACCGCTGCTTCTAATGCCTTAGAAGAAGCAGGTGCTGTTTCGGTAACTGTCTGCTGTACCCACCCTGTCCTATCTGGCCCAGCCATTGAACGCCTAGAAAACGCTAATATTGATGAAATTGTGGTAACCGACTCAATCAACCTCCCTGAGGAAAAGAAAATTGATAAGATCACGACAGTATCTGTTTCTGAACTGATTGCTGAAGCCATCTATCGGATTCAAAATAACAAATCAGTGAGTCCGCTTTTCCGTGAACAATTCAAGGGTATGGAAGCCAAAGACTAG
- the glmU gene encoding bifunctional UDP-N-acetylglucosamine diphosphorylase/glucosamine-1-phosphate N-acetyltransferase GlmU has product MMDRYAIILAAGKGTRMKSNKYKVLHEVANKPMVAHVLDNVKAAGFNEVITIVGFGAEEVEKVLAGQSQFCLQEEQLGTGHAVLQAEDLLADKAGSTLVICGDTPLITRATLEDLLDVHEAEGAKASILTAKAEDPSGYGRIIRRQDGSVAKIVEEKDAKPEEKAVKEINTGTYVFDNQALFEALHQVGNDNAQGEYYLPDVIEILRSQGERISAYQMADFGESLGVNDRQALAQANQLYYQRNNRYWMDNGVTILDPQSTKIDAEVSIGQDTIIEGQVTLLGQTHIGKNCHIQGNSQIVDSQIGDEVTVDSSKIESSQVGSHTSIGPMAHLRPQSVLGEYVHIGNFVEIKNASLGDHTKAGHLTYVGDADLGSYINLSCGVIFCNYDGYSKHRSQVGDYSFIGSNANIVAPVSLADHSFVAAGSTITEDVPKEALAIARSRQSNKENYWHKLPISKNKPES; this is encoded by the coding sequence ATAATGGATCGTTATGCGATTATCCTTGCTGCTGGTAAGGGAACCCGGATGAAATCAAATAAGTATAAGGTATTACATGAGGTCGCTAATAAGCCCATGGTGGCTCACGTCTTAGACAATGTTAAAGCAGCCGGCTTTAATGAGGTCATTACCATTGTCGGTTTCGGAGCCGAAGAGGTCGAAAAAGTCTTAGCAGGGCAAAGTCAATTCTGCCTCCAAGAAGAACAATTAGGGACGGGCCATGCGGTCTTACAAGCGGAAGATTTACTGGCTGATAAGGCAGGCTCTACCCTGGTGATTTGTGGAGACACGCCCCTAATCACCCGGGCTACCCTGGAAGACTTATTGGATGTCCATGAAGCTGAAGGGGCTAAGGCTAGCATCTTAACCGCTAAGGCAGAAGATCCTAGTGGCTACGGTCGGATTATCCGTAGGCAAGACGGGTCGGTGGCTAAAATTGTCGAAGAAAAGGATGCCAAGCCAGAAGAAAAGGCGGTTAAGGAAATTAACACCGGAACCTATGTCTTTGATAACCAGGCCCTTTTTGAGGCCCTCCACCAAGTTGGCAATGATAATGCCCAAGGGGAATATTACCTCCCGGATGTGATTGAAATCTTACGTAGCCAAGGTGAACGAATTTCGGCTTATCAAATGGCTGATTTTGGCGAATCTTTGGGGGTTAATGACCGTCAAGCCCTGGCCCAAGCCAACCAGCTTTACTATCAAAGAAACAACCGCTACTGGATGGATAATGGAGTGACTATCTTAGACCCACAGTCGACTAAAATCGATGCGGAAGTCTCCATCGGCCAAGATACCATTATTGAAGGACAAGTGACCCTCTTAGGACAGACCCATATCGGAAAGAACTGCCATATTCAAGGCAATAGCCAGATCGTGGATAGCCAAATTGGCGATGAAGTGACGGTGGATTCCTCTAAAATTGAAAGCAGCCAAGTCGGCTCTCATACGTCAATTGGCCCCATGGCCCATCTCAGACCCCAATCAGTATTAGGAGAATATGTCCATATCGGTAACTTCGTTGAGATTAAAAATGCTAGCCTCGGGGACCACACCAAGGCCGGCCACTTAACCTATGTAGGCGACGCTGACTTAGGCAGCTATATTAACCTTAGTTGCGGGGTGATCTTCTGTAACTATGATGGTTATAGTAAGCACCGCAGTCAGGTGGGCGACTATAGCTTTATCGGTTCCAATGCCAATATTGTTGCCCCGGTTAGCCTGGCTGATCATAGTTTTGTTGCTGCTGGCTCAACCATTACTGAAGACGTTCCTAAAGAGGCCCTGGCCATCGCCCGGTCACGGCAAAGTAATAAAGAAAATTACTGGCATAAATTACCTATTTCTAAAAATAAGCCGGAAAGTTAA
- a CDS encoding DEAD/DEAH box helicase: MKAEQDSLLASHLAQPLKAEWEAQGFDQPTPIQAAAWPRILQGDNLLALSATGTGKTLAYLLASFNHVQAQAGLQLIILAPSQELASQIASVARPWAQSLDLKLQLVIGGANIKRQIDQLKAKPEIVVASPGRINELIEQRKLKVHQVKYLVCDEVDDLLKADSLPLFTDLIKRLPKHRQNIAFGATITQDSLTKAKDLLAIDQVIDLRRDLSSRANLHHGYLQTPVRKRVDRLRSLAQLADFRALVFVRTKADVDLLEQKLSYHGLPVASLHAEMSGQDRQRVIQAFNRGQLVYLFTTDLASRGLDIPGLAYVIQYDQAKDQATYVHRSGRTGRMGQEGLVLTFCNNDRTLRELKQVLPEGTELEEYALYQGQLAKAASQPQLTGHDQANRKAKKPQSFKQSAHSVGHLAGKSKKKKNRKRQQKNKGARRKKTKKN; the protein is encoded by the coding sequence TTGAAAGCAGAGCAAGACAGTTTACTAGCCAGCCACTTAGCCCAGCCCCTTAAGGCAGAGTGGGAGGCACAGGGCTTTGACCAGCCCACACCCATCCAAGCTGCAGCCTGGCCCCGTATTTTACAGGGGGACAATCTTTTAGCCTTATCGGCGACAGGGACTGGGAAGACACTGGCCTATCTTTTAGCCAGCTTCAATCATGTTCAGGCCCAGGCAGGTTTGCAGTTAATTATTCTGGCCCCTTCCCAGGAATTAGCCAGTCAAATTGCTAGTGTGGCTCGCCCTTGGGCCCAATCGCTTGACCTAAAACTCCAGCTAGTCATTGGTGGGGCTAACATCAAGCGCCAGATTGACCAATTGAAGGCCAAGCCGGAAATCGTAGTGGCTAGTCCAGGGCGGATTAATGAACTCATTGAACAGCGCAAATTAAAAGTCCACCAAGTTAAATATTTGGTCTGTGATGAAGTCGATGACTTGCTAAAAGCTGACAGCCTTCCTCTATTCACAGATTTAATCAAACGCCTCCCCAAACACCGGCAAAATATCGCTTTTGGAGCCACCATCACCCAAGACAGCTTGACCAAGGCTAAAGACTTACTGGCCATTGACCAGGTCATTGACCTCAGACGGGACCTGTCCAGCCGGGCCAATCTCCACCATGGCTACCTGCAAACACCGGTCCGCAAAAGGGTGGACCGCCTGCGCAGCCTGGCCCAATTGGCCGACTTTAGGGCCTTAGTTTTTGTTCGTACCAAGGCCGATGTGGACTTACTGGAACAAAAATTAAGCTACCATGGTTTGCCTGTAGCCTCCTTGCATGCGGAGATGAGTGGGCAAGACCGACAAAGGGTCATCCAAGCCTTTAACCGGGGGCAGCTGGTTTATTTATTCACGACCGATTTGGCTAGCCGGGGCTTGGATATTCCTGGCTTAGCCTATGTGATCCAATATGACCAGGCCAAAGACCAGGCCACCTATGTCCACCGCAGTGGCCGGACCGGGCGGATGGGGCAAGAAGGCTTGGTCTTGACTTTCTGCAATAATGACCGCACCCTGAGAGAACTCAAACAAGTCTTACCAGAAGGAACCGAGCTGGAAGAGTACGCTCTTTACCAAGGCCAGCTGGCCAAAGCTGCTAGCCAGCCCCAGCTAACAGGCCATGACCAGGCAAACAGAAAGGCCAAAAAGCCTCAGTCTTTTAAGCAGTCTGCTCATTCAGTTGGTCACTTAGCCGGCAAAAGTAAGAAAAAGAAAAATCGAAAACGCCAGCAAAAGAACAAGGGTGCCCGGCGTAAAAAAACAAAAAAGAATTGA